A window of the Gordonia humi genome harbors these coding sequences:
- a CDS encoding acyl-CoA dehydrogenase family protein encodes MTATHEVFNQAPPRVDVNEYLSNRPLTEAVEAYGAGWADERLAAAGALVGRADFQRDADLANTITPTLHTHDRWGNRVDEVEFHPAYHRIIGDAIAHGAHTSCWADPRAGAHVARAAMFTQFGQIEPGHACPVSMTHAVVPSLRIDPVLAERWVPRTLSTDYDPSLADPAKPSAIFGMAMTEKQGGSDIRANTTRATDNGDGTYRITGHKWFCSAPQSDAFLVLAKTEPGVTCFVVPRTLPDGTRNVFAIQRLKDKLGNKSNASSEIEFSDTIGWRLGDEGAGVRTIIEMVNQTRLDCALGSAAGMRQSVAEAAWHVRNRSAFGATLIDQPAMTAVIADLQLEAEAATWTAMRLAAAYDDDSDQSQAFRRLATAVGKYWVCKRGPNHAYEALECLGGNGYTEAFPLARRFREQPVMAVWEGSGNVIALDVLRAMVRDPLSVEALDAEFDLALGQHHGYDLHVERTRKLVAQAGADPAGAPAIARRLTESLALALQGSILIRQAPSVVADAFVAGRLEDAGQMYGVLDPRLDLAAIAARA; translated from the coding sequence ATGACCGCAACCCACGAGGTGTTCAATCAGGCGCCGCCGCGCGTCGACGTCAACGAGTACCTGAGCAATCGTCCACTGACCGAGGCCGTCGAGGCCTACGGTGCGGGGTGGGCCGACGAGCGTCTCGCCGCCGCGGGCGCCCTCGTCGGTCGCGCCGACTTCCAACGGGACGCCGATCTCGCCAACACGATCACACCGACGCTGCACACGCACGACAGATGGGGCAATCGCGTCGACGAGGTCGAGTTCCACCCGGCGTACCACCGGATCATCGGCGATGCGATCGCACACGGCGCGCATACGAGCTGTTGGGCCGATCCGCGCGCGGGCGCACACGTGGCCCGCGCCGCGATGTTCACCCAGTTCGGTCAGATCGAGCCAGGGCACGCCTGCCCGGTCAGCATGACGCACGCCGTCGTCCCGTCGCTGCGCATCGACCCGGTGCTCGCCGAGCGGTGGGTGCCCCGCACCCTGTCGACCGACTACGACCCGAGCCTGGCCGATCCGGCCAAACCGTCCGCGATCTTCGGCATGGCGATGACCGAGAAGCAGGGCGGTTCGGACATCCGTGCCAACACCACGCGGGCCACCGACAACGGCGACGGCACGTATCGGATCACCGGCCACAAGTGGTTCTGCTCGGCGCCGCAGTCGGACGCGTTCCTCGTCCTGGCCAAGACCGAGCCGGGGGTCACCTGCTTCGTCGTCCCGCGCACCCTTCCCGACGGCACGCGCAACGTCTTCGCGATCCAGCGGCTCAAGGACAAACTCGGCAACAAGTCGAACGCGTCCAGCGAGATCGAGTTCTCGGACACGATCGGATGGCGTCTGGGCGACGAGGGCGCGGGCGTCCGCACGATCATCGAGATGGTCAATCAGACCCGCCTGGACTGTGCGCTCGGCAGTGCCGCGGGCATGCGCCAGTCGGTCGCCGAGGCCGCGTGGCACGTGCGCAACCGCTCCGCGTTCGGGGCGACGCTCATCGATCAGCCGGCGATGACCGCGGTGATCGCCGATCTGCAACTCGAAGCCGAGGCGGCCACCTGGACGGCGATGCGCCTGGCCGCGGCCTACGACGACGACTCCGACCAGTCGCAGGCCTTCCGGCGCCTGGCGACCGCCGTCGGCAAGTACTGGGTGTGCAAGCGCGGCCCCAACCACGCCTATGAGGCGCTCGAATGCCTCGGCGGCAACGGCTACACGGAGGCGTTCCCGCTGGCCCGCCGATTCCGCGAGCAGCCGGTGATGGCGGTGTGGGAGGGATCGGGCAATGTGATCGCGCTCGACGTGCTGCGCGCCATGGTCCGTGATCCGCTGTCGGTGGAGGCGCTCGACGCGGAGTTCGACCTCGCCCTCGGACAGCACCACGGTTACGACCTGCACGTGGAACGGACCCGCAAGCTCGTCGCGCAGGCGGGCGCCGACCCCGCCGGGGCGCCCGCCATCGCCCGCAGGCTCACCGAGTCGTTGGCCCTGGCGTTGCAGGGCTCCATTCTGATCCGGCAGGCGCCGTCGGTCGTGGCGGACGCCTTCGTCGCGGGCCGACTCGAGGACGCCGGACAGATGTACGGGGTGCTCGACCCCCGCTTGGACCTCGCCGCGATCGCCGCGCGCGCCTGA
- a CDS encoding ammonium transporter, with amino-acid sequence MNAALPDDVFGAIDTGNTAWVIVSAALVLLMTPALAFFYGGLTRAKAVLNMMMMSFGALGAVTVVYVLWGFSMSFGNTLTGSGDIAGIFSNPFALFGSDQLTQAREVGDATHVVVWGTTGIPALVFMAFQLTFAVLTVALISGAVAERVKFSTWIVFAVAFSTIVYFPLAHMVWGGGLLSGSEDGIAAWMFGTTDGAATVAPIDFAGGTVVHINAGIAALVLALVVGQRRGFGRTAFRPHNIPFVMLGAALLWFGWFGFNAGSELAADATAGLVWINTVAGTAAAMVGWLAVEWFRDKHATSVGAASGVVAGLVAITPACGALTPLGSLLLGLVAGGLSALAIGLKYRFGFDDSLDVVGVHLVSGLWGTIGIGLLAKDTGLLYGHDARQLAVQTVIAVVALAFTGVLTAAIAFALKPLGWRVDREAEFSGIDAAEHAESAYETA; translated from the coding sequence GTGAATGCAGCATTGCCGGACGACGTGTTCGGCGCCATCGACACCGGGAACACGGCCTGGGTCATCGTGAGCGCGGCTCTCGTGCTTCTGATGACTCCCGCGCTGGCGTTCTTCTACGGCGGACTGACCCGTGCCAAAGCGGTCCTGAACATGATGATGATGTCGTTCGGGGCACTCGGCGCGGTGACCGTCGTCTACGTCCTGTGGGGATTCTCGATGTCGTTCGGGAACACGCTCACCGGCAGCGGCGACATCGCGGGTATCTTCTCCAATCCGTTCGCGCTCTTCGGATCCGACCAGTTGACACAGGCACGAGAGGTCGGGGACGCCACCCACGTCGTGGTGTGGGGGACCACCGGCATCCCGGCGTTGGTCTTCATGGCGTTCCAGTTGACGTTCGCGGTCCTGACCGTGGCCCTGATCAGCGGCGCGGTGGCCGAGCGCGTCAAGTTCTCGACGTGGATCGTCTTCGCCGTCGCGTTCTCGACCATCGTCTACTTCCCGCTCGCCCACATGGTGTGGGGCGGCGGTCTGTTGTCGGGCTCGGAGGACGGTATCGCGGCGTGGATGTTCGGCACCACCGACGGTGCGGCGACCGTCGCGCCGATCGACTTCGCCGGCGGCACCGTCGTGCACATCAACGCCGGCATCGCCGCGTTGGTCCTCGCGCTGGTCGTGGGACAGCGGCGCGGATTCGGACGCACCGCGTTCCGCCCGCACAACATCCCGTTCGTGATGCTCGGCGCGGCGCTCCTGTGGTTCGGCTGGTTCGGCTTCAACGCGGGGTCGGAACTGGCCGCGGACGCGACCGCCGGTCTGGTGTGGATCAACACCGTCGCCGGTACCGCCGCGGCGATGGTCGGCTGGCTCGCCGTGGAGTGGTTCCGCGACAAGCACGCGACCAGTGTGGGCGCGGCATCCGGCGTCGTCGCGGGTCTCGTCGCGATCACCCCGGCCTGCGGGGCGTTGACCCCGCTGGGTTCGCTGCTCCTCGGGCTGGTGGCCGGCGGACTGTCGGCGTTGGCGATCGGACTCAAGTACCGCTTCGGATTCGACGATTCGCTCGACGTGGTCGGCGTGCACCTGGTGTCCGGTCTGTGGGGCACGATCGGCATCGGTCTGCTCGCCAAGGACACCGGTCTGCTCTACGGCCACGACGCTCGTCAGCTCGCGGTCCAGACGGTCATCGCGGTGGTCGCACTCGCGTTCACCGGTGTGCTGACCGCGGCCATCGCGTTCGCTCTCAAACCGCTGGGCTGGCGCGTCGATCGCGAAGCCGAATTCAGCGGCATCGACGCAGCTGAGCACGCGGAGAGTGCGTATGAGACCGCATAG
- a CDS encoding P-II family nitrogen regulator, which yields MKLITAIVKPFTLEDIKAALEQVGIVGMTVSEVQGYGRQKGHTEVYRGAEYAVDFVPKVRVEVVVDDDLIDQVTETIVDAARTGKIGDGKVWVTPVDTIIRVRTGERGPDAI from the coding sequence ATGAAGCTGATCACCGCAATCGTCAAGCCGTTCACGCTCGAAGACATCAAGGCGGCCCTGGAACAGGTCGGCATCGTCGGCATGACCGTCAGCGAGGTGCAGGGCTACGGCCGGCAGAAGGGGCACACCGAGGTGTACCGCGGTGCCGAGTACGCGGTCGACTTCGTCCCCAAGGTCCGCGTCGAGGTGGTCGTCGACGACGATCTCATCGATCAGGTCACCGAGACCATCGTCGACGCCGCGCGCACCGGCAAGATCGGCGACGGGAAGGTCTGGGTGACACCGGTGGACACGATCATCCGGGTGCGGACCGGTGAACGCGGACCCGACGCGATCTAG
- a CDS encoding [protein-PII] uridylyltransferase: MNADPTRSSAQALADSRDGLLRGEVHGQDLRDALADRTEGWLVDRAAELGVVDGGGFAIVAVGSLGRRELVGHSDLDLILVHDDRNRDRLSEVADGFWYPIWDAGIGLDHSVRSVPEAMKVAREDVTAALGLLDARFVAGDEDLAALMISSVRALWRAEARMRLPEVIDGARARWDRTGDIAHRAEPDLKNGRGGLRDVQLLDALALAHLTDGLGRLDPGRPESPLRAAYDDLLAVRTELHLIAGRSRDQVRAQDADEIAAVLEVGDRFDLARMISGAARTASYAVDAGLRTAQNAVGRRGLSRLRRMPMRRPLDEGVVEHGGEVVLAKTAMPSGDPGLVLRVASASARNRLPINASVLSRLAAYAAPIPEPWPAEDLSELLVLLASGDDLIDAVEALDATGLWERILPEWAAIRDLPPRDAVHTWTVDRHLMEAVAQAGALTTSVSRPDLLLLAALLHDIGKGRGRDHSEVGAELAAGVAERLGLWPEDRRLLVEAVRLHLLLPRVITRRDVNDPATVAWVADQVGHDGVLVELLGALAEADSRATGPGVWGEWKATLIGRLVERVVEHLGGRPVPAPQPLDPRVLARAEVGGVQVHAEPGESPSTTVVTMIAPDGAGMLSKMAGVLALAGLQAHSATVDTHAGHAIDRFVVAPTFGGPPDAVVLRQRLVAAVDGAIDVHEVLAERASARVAPARTGRAGVPASRAVAPPRVEWLRDDGTGHDLLELRARDDEGLLARVSAGLELAGADVVWATVSTMGATAVDTFCVRLPDDSTATRESVAAAVLAAC; encoded by the coding sequence GTGAACGCGGACCCGACGCGATCTAGCGCCCAGGCGCTCGCGGACTCGCGGGACGGCCTGTTGCGCGGTGAGGTCCACGGACAGGATCTGCGCGATGCGCTCGCGGATCGGACCGAGGGCTGGCTGGTCGATCGGGCCGCCGAGCTCGGGGTGGTCGACGGCGGCGGTTTCGCGATCGTTGCGGTCGGCAGCCTGGGCCGTCGGGAGTTGGTCGGCCACTCCGATCTGGATCTGATCCTGGTTCACGACGACCGGAACCGCGACCGACTGTCCGAGGTCGCGGACGGTTTCTGGTATCCGATCTGGGACGCAGGCATCGGTCTCGACCACAGCGTTCGGTCGGTCCCGGAGGCCATGAAGGTCGCACGCGAGGACGTGACGGCCGCGCTGGGTCTGCTCGACGCGCGGTTCGTCGCGGGCGACGAAGACCTCGCCGCGCTGATGATCTCGTCGGTGCGGGCGCTGTGGCGGGCCGAAGCGCGGATGCGACTGCCCGAGGTGATCGACGGCGCCCGCGCTCGGTGGGACCGGACCGGCGACATCGCGCATCGCGCCGAACCCGATCTGAAGAACGGCCGCGGCGGTCTCCGCGACGTGCAACTGCTCGACGCCCTCGCCCTCGCCCATCTCACCGACGGTCTAGGGCGCCTCGACCCGGGACGGCCGGAGTCGCCGCTCCGCGCGGCGTACGACGACCTGCTCGCCGTGCGCACCGAACTCCACCTGATCGCCGGGCGGTCCCGCGATCAGGTGCGGGCCCAGGACGCCGACGAGATCGCCGCGGTGCTCGAGGTCGGCGACCGCTTCGACCTCGCCCGCATGATCAGCGGTGCGGCGCGCACCGCGTCGTACGCCGTCGACGCCGGACTGCGGACCGCGCAGAACGCCGTCGGTCGCCGCGGCCTGTCTCGGCTGCGGCGGATGCCGATGCGCAGGCCATTGGACGAGGGCGTGGTGGAACACGGCGGAGAGGTGGTGCTCGCCAAGACCGCGATGCCCAGCGGCGACCCCGGGCTGGTGCTGCGTGTGGCGAGCGCCTCGGCGCGCAACCGGTTGCCGATCAACGCGTCGGTGTTGTCGCGGCTGGCGGCCTACGCGGCGCCGATTCCGGAGCCGTGGCCCGCCGAGGACCTGTCTGAGCTCCTGGTGCTGTTGGCCTCCGGCGACGATCTCATCGACGCCGTCGAAGCATTGGACGCGACCGGTCTGTGGGAGCGGATTCTTCCGGAGTGGGCCGCGATCCGCGATCTGCCGCCGCGCGACGCGGTGCACACGTGGACCGTCGACCGACATCTCATGGAGGCGGTCGCACAGGCCGGGGCGCTCACGACGAGTGTGTCGCGCCCGGACCTGCTGCTGCTCGCGGCGCTGTTGCACGACATCGGCAAGGGGCGCGGCCGGGACCACAGCGAGGTCGGCGCCGAACTGGCGGCCGGTGTCGCCGAGCGCCTGGGGCTGTGGCCGGAGGATCGTCGCCTGCTCGTGGAGGCGGTGCGTCTGCATCTGCTGCTGCCGCGTGTCATCACTCGCCGCGACGTGAACGATCCGGCGACCGTCGCGTGGGTCGCCGACCAGGTCGGACACGACGGTGTCCTCGTGGAGTTGCTCGGCGCACTCGCCGAGGCGGACTCTCGTGCGACCGGTCCCGGAGTGTGGGGCGAGTGGAAGGCGACGCTGATCGGCAGGCTGGTCGAGCGTGTGGTCGAGCACCTGGGCGGTCGGCCCGTTCCGGCGCCCCAGCCGCTCGATCCGCGGGTGCTGGCGCGGGCCGAGGTCGGCGGGGTGCAGGTGCACGCCGAGCCGGGCGAGAGTCCGAGCACGACCGTGGTGACGATGATCGCGCCGGACGGTGCGGGCATGCTGTCGAAGATGGCCGGAGTGCTCGCCCTGGCCGGTCTGCAGGCGCATTCGGCGACGGTCGACACGCACGCCGGCCATGCGATCGACCGGTTCGTCGTGGCTCCGACGTTCGGCGGTCCGCCCGACGCCGTCGTTCTGCGGCAACGCCTGGTCGCGGCCGTCGACGGCGCGATCGACGTGCACGAGGTGCTCGCCGAGCGGGCGTCCGCGCGGGTCGCACCGGCGCGGACGGGGCGCGCCGGAGTCCCGGCGTCCCGGGCGGTGGCGCCGCCCCGTGTGGAGTGGCTCCGCGACGACGGGACCGGGCACGATCTGCTCGAGCTGCGCGCCCGTGACGACGAGGGGCTGCTGGCCCGCGTGTCGGCGGGACTCGAACTCGCCGGAGCCGATGTCGTCTGGGCGACGGTGTCGACCATGGGCGCCACCGCCGTCGACACGTTCTGTGTGCGGCTGCCGGACGACTCGACGGCGACCCGCGAGTCGGTGGCGGCCGCGGTGCTGGCGGCGTGCTGA
- a CDS encoding NINE protein has translation MTDPNANFQPGQQPPFPGQQPPPYPQGQQPQFAPAGMPPGPGHHAPATFFVRSFDQELGPYDLPTLAQMAANRQLRPEDGVRASNGQQYQPASSLPGVFSDKEWMTALLLSLFLGGLGIDRFYLGYSGLGVAKLLTLGGCGVWALIDLVLIAMRNVPDSDGRALR, from the coding sequence ATGACTGATCCGAACGCGAACTTCCAGCCCGGCCAGCAGCCCCCGTTCCCGGGCCAGCAGCCGCCCCCGTACCCGCAGGGACAGCAGCCGCAGTTCGCTCCGGCCGGCATGCCGCCGGGACCGGGTCATCATGCTCCGGCGACGTTCTTCGTCCGCTCGTTCGATCAGGAGTTGGGTCCGTACGATCTGCCGACCCTCGCGCAGATGGCGGCGAACCGTCAGCTCAGGCCCGAGGACGGGGTCCGCGCGTCGAACGGCCAGCAGTACCAGCCGGCGTCGTCGCTGCCGGGAGTGTTCTCCGACAAGGAGTGGATGACCGCACTGTTGCTGTCGCTGTTCCTCGGCGGTCTCGGCATCGACCGCTTCTATCTCGGCTACAGCGGCCTGGGCGTCGCCAAACTCCTCACCCTCGGAGGCTGCGGCGTGTGGGCTCTCATCGACCTCGTGCTGATCGCGATGCGCAACGTGCCCGACTCGGACGGCCGGGCGCTCCGCTGA
- a CDS encoding DUF2752 domain-containing protein, translating into MLIRGTSESALLTSLGIGAVVVGACVPTSAVGDGPVLCPFRRLTGLPCPGCGLTRSFVYTMHGDLPAAFAAHAFGPPLVAFSLVAAVTAVVRRRRGHGAVDLRRAVRHPLVVVAVIAWLGYAVARAAVGT; encoded by the coding sequence GTGCTCATACGGGGGACGTCGGAGTCGGCGCTGCTGACGTCGCTCGGAATCGGCGCGGTCGTCGTAGGCGCGTGTGTTCCGACGTCCGCGGTCGGCGACGGACCCGTGCTCTGTCCGTTCCGGCGTCTCACCGGGCTGCCGTGTCCGGGGTGCGGGCTGACCCGCTCGTTCGTCTACACGATGCACGGCGACCTGCCGGCCGCTTTCGCCGCGCACGCGTTCGGGCCGCCGTTGGTCGCGTTCAGTCTCGTCGCGGCGGTGACGGCCGTCGTCCGTCGTCGCCGGGGTCACGGTGCGGTGGACCTGCGTCGGGCGGTGCGGCATCCGCTCGTCGTCGTCGCGGTGATCGCCTGGCTCGGTTACGCGGTGGCGCGCGCGGCGGTCGGCACGTGA
- the ffh gene encoding signal recognition particle protein, giving the protein MFESLSDRLTGALKDLRGKGRLTDADVDATAREIRLALLEADVSLPVVRAFISRIKERAKGAEVSAALNPAQQIVKIVNEELVGILGGETRRIQLAKTPPTVIMLAGLQGAGKTTLAGKLSHWLKEQGHTPLLVACDLQRPGAVQQLQIVGERAGVPVFAPHAGTNVGGEGELGVDGSKEAVEVAQAGLEHARARQYDVVIIDTAGRLGIDAELMKQASDIRDATNPDEVLFVLDAMIGQDAVSTAQAFAEGVDFTGVVLTKLDGDARGGAALSVREITGRPIMFASTGEKLEDFDVFHPDRMAGRILGMGDVLSLIEQAEQHFDEAEAQRTAEKISQGELTLEDFLQQMLMIRKMGPIGNLLGMLPGAGDMKEALSQVDDKQLDKIQAIIRGMTPEERANPKIINASRRIRIANGSGVTVTDINQLVDRFFAARKMMSQMSGRMGMGGGQRKNNRKGKNKGGKNNRKGKNKGPTPPKGMRGGFPGMPPGMGMPPGMDLSNMPPGLDQLPPGLEGIDLNNLKFPKK; this is encoded by the coding sequence ATGTTCGAATCCCTTTCTGACCGGTTGACAGGTGCGCTGAAGGATCTGCGCGGCAAGGGTCGACTGACCGACGCCGACGTGGATGCGACGGCGCGGGAGATCCGGCTCGCGTTGCTCGAAGCCGATGTGTCGCTGCCCGTCGTCCGTGCGTTCATCTCGCGGATCAAGGAGCGTGCCAAGGGCGCTGAGGTGTCGGCGGCGCTGAACCCGGCACAGCAGATCGTCAAGATCGTCAACGAGGAACTCGTCGGGATCCTCGGCGGCGAGACCCGCCGCATCCAGCTCGCGAAGACCCCGCCGACGGTCATCATGCTCGCCGGCCTCCAGGGCGCCGGTAAGACGACGCTGGCCGGGAAGCTGTCGCACTGGCTGAAGGAGCAGGGGCACACACCGCTTCTCGTCGCCTGTGACCTGCAGCGTCCGGGCGCGGTTCAGCAGCTGCAGATCGTCGGCGAACGAGCGGGCGTCCCGGTGTTCGCACCGCATGCGGGCACCAATGTCGGCGGAGAGGGCGAACTCGGCGTCGACGGTTCGAAGGAAGCCGTCGAGGTGGCTCAGGCCGGTCTCGAGCACGCGCGCGCCCGACAGTACGACGTTGTCATCATCGACACCGCCGGTCGTCTCGGCATCGACGCCGAGCTGATGAAGCAGGCCTCGGACATCCGCGACGCCACGAATCCCGACGAGGTCCTGTTCGTCCTCGACGCGATGATCGGTCAGGACGCGGTCAGCACGGCCCAGGCGTTCGCCGAGGGCGTCGACTTCACCGGTGTGGTCCTGACCAAGCTCGACGGCGACGCCCGCGGTGGCGCCGCCCTGTCGGTCCGCGAGATCACCGGCCGCCCGATCATGTTCGCCTCCACCGGTGAGAAGCTCGAGGACTTCGACGTCTTCCACCCGGATCGCATGGCCGGTCGCATCCTCGGCATGGGCGACGTCCTCTCGCTGATCGAGCAGGCCGAACAGCACTTCGACGAGGCCGAGGCACAGCGGACGGCCGAGAAGATCAGCCAGGGCGAACTCACCCTGGAGGACTTCCTCCAGCAGATGCTGATGATCCGGAAGATGGGTCCGATCGGGAACCTCTTGGGCATGCTGCCCGGTGCGGGCGACATGAAGGAAGCGCTCTCGCAGGTCGACGACAAGCAACTCGACAAGATCCAGGCGATCATCCGCGGTATGACGCCCGAGGAGCGCGCCAACCCGAAGATCATCAACGCCTCCCGCCGCATCCGCATCGCCAACGGCTCCGGCGTCACCGTCACCGACATCAACCAGCTCGTCGACCGCTTCTTCGCGGCGCGCAAGATGATGTCCCAGATGTCCGGCCGCATGGGCATGGGCGGCGGCCAGCGGAAGAACAACCGCAAGGGCAAGAACAAGGGCGGCAAGAACAACCGCAAGGGCAAGAACAAGGGGCCGACGCCGCCGAAGGGCATGCGCGGCGGATTCCCCGGCATGCCGCCCGGCATGGGGATGCCGCCCGGCATGGACCTGTCGAACATGCCTCCGGGCCTCGACCAGCTCCCGCCCGGTCTCGAAGGCATCGACCTGAACAACCTGAAGTTCCCGAAGAAGTAG
- a CDS encoding amidohydrolase family protein, translating to MAQRFAGTDPFTGEPLEFWVSGGVVSFDEVPGADTAVDGGWIVPGLVDAHNHVGIAPGLGVTIEQARGLAYQDVRAGTLLIREVGSPVDTHPLDDDPRCPQFLRAGKHIARPKRYLRDYGVELDDPDALAAEVATQAKAGDGWVKLVGDWIDRSVGDLAPLWTREQLEAAVVAAHENGARITAHVFGADALPDIIGAGFDSVEHGTGLSEDLIDEMVRRDTALVPTLIQLDTFPDIADGADRYPVYQANMRALHARGRDTVAKAREAGVRIYAGTDAGGTIRHGRIVDEIDALTQIGSSPLDALSVASVRPREWLGVAGIADGARADFLVLDSDPSRDLSTLRRPVHIVCSGEKVA from the coding sequence GTGGCGCAGCGTTTCGCAGGCACCGATCCGTTCACCGGCGAACCGCTCGAGTTCTGGGTGTCCGGCGGAGTCGTCTCGTTCGACGAGGTTCCCGGCGCGGACACGGCGGTCGACGGCGGCTGGATCGTGCCGGGCCTCGTCGACGCCCACAACCATGTGGGCATCGCACCGGGGCTCGGCGTCACCATCGAACAGGCCCGCGGCCTCGCGTACCAGGACGTGCGGGCGGGCACGCTGCTGATCCGCGAGGTCGGTTCGCCGGTCGACACGCACCCGCTCGACGACGATCCGCGCTGCCCGCAGTTCCTGCGGGCCGGTAAGCACATCGCGCGGCCCAAGCGGTATCTGCGCGACTACGGCGTCGAACTCGACGATCCGGACGCTCTCGCGGCGGAGGTGGCGACGCAGGCGAAGGCGGGCGACGGCTGGGTGAAGCTCGTCGGCGACTGGATCGACCGATCCGTCGGCGATCTCGCCCCGCTGTGGACGCGGGAGCAGTTGGAGGCCGCCGTCGTCGCGGCGCACGAGAACGGCGCGCGGATCACCGCGCACGTGTTCGGCGCGGATGCGCTGCCCGACATCATCGGCGCGGGATTCGACTCGGTGGAGCACGGCACCGGGCTGAGCGAGGACCTCATCGACGAGATGGTGCGGCGCGACACGGCACTAGTGCCCACACTCATCCAGCTCGACACGTTCCCCGACATCGCCGACGGCGCCGACAGGTATCCCGTCTATCAGGCCAATATGCGCGCATTGCACGCCCGTGGTCGTGACACCGTCGCCAAGGCGCGGGAGGCCGGAGTCCGGATCTACGCGGGCACCGATGCGGGCGGCACGATCCGCCACGGTCGGATCGTCGACGAGATCGACGCGCTGACGCAGATCGGTTCGTCGCCGCTCGACGCGCTCTCGGTGGCGTCCGTGCGGCCCCGCGAATGGTTGGGCGTGGCAGGCATCGCCGACGGCGCGCGCGCCGACTTCCTCGTGCTCGACAGCGACCCGTCACGCGACCTGTCGACGCTGCGCCGTCCCGTGCACATCGTGTGCTCGGGGGAGAAGGTGGCGTGA
- the rpsP gene encoding 30S ribosomal protein S16: MAVKIKLTRLGKIRNPQYRIVVADARTRRNGRVIETIGKYHPKEEPSLIEVDSERAQYWLGVGAQPTEPVAAILKVTGDWQKHKGLPGAEGTLKTAAEKPSKLDLFNAALAAAENEPSVAATTAKKKAKKAEEKADEAAAEAPAADEAGEDKAQA; this comes from the coding sequence ATGGCCGTCAAGATCAAGCTCACCCGCCTGGGTAAGATTCGCAACCCGCAGTACCGCATCGTCGTCGCCGACGCGCGGACCCGTCGCAACGGTCGCGTCATCGAGACCATCGGCAAGTACCACCCGAAGGAAGAGCCGTCGCTGATCGAGGTCGACTCCGAGCGCGCTCAGTACTGGCTGGGTGTCGGCGCACAGCCGACCGAGCCCGTCGCCGCCATCCTCAAGGTGACCGGTGACTGGCAGAAGCACAAGGGTCTGCCGGGCGCCGAGGGCACCCTGAAGACCGCTGCCGAGAAGCCGTCCAAGCTCGACCTGTTCAACGCCGCGCTCGCCGCCGCCGAGAACGAGCCGTCGGTCGCCGCCACCACCGCCAAGAAGAAGGCCAAGAAGGCCGAGGAGAAGGCCGACGAGGCCGCTGCCGAGGCTCCCGCCGCCGACGAGGCCGGCGAGGACAAGGCGCAGGCGTGA
- a CDS encoding RNA-binding protein codes for MSTVVADAVEHLVRGIVSNPDDVRVDLITGRRGRMVEVHVSPEDLGKVIGRNGRTATALRTLVTGIGGRGMRVDIVDTDR; via the coding sequence GTGAGCACTGTCGTCGCCGACGCGGTGGAGCACCTGGTCCGCGGGATCGTCTCGAACCCCGACGACGTCCGCGTCGACCTGATCACCGGCCGTCGCGGCCGGATGGTCGAGGTCCACGTGAGCCCCGAGGACCTCGGCAAGGTGATCGGTCGCAACGGCCGCACCGCAACCGCGCTGCGCACCCTGGTCACCGGCATCGGTGGCCGCGGCATGCGCGTCGACATCGTCGACACCGACCGCTGA
- the rimM gene encoding ribosome maturation factor RimM (Essential for efficient processing of 16S rRNA) — translation MDLVVGRVVKTHGVRGEIVVDVRTDDPQTRFAVGARLLGRAPKGAGSTEYTVTAARNHSGRLLLSLQGVSDRTAADALRGTLFVVDAADVDSGDDPDEFYDHELEGATVVTVAGDPVGTLESILHLPAGDVLAIRTADRREVLVPFVRAMVPTVTRERIEIDPPDGLIDLDDAVSERD, via the coding sequence ATGGACCTCGTCGTCGGCCGCGTCGTCAAGACGCATGGCGTCCGCGGGGAGATCGTCGTCGACGTTCGCACCGACGACCCGCAGACGCGTTTCGCCGTCGGTGCACGCCTGCTCGGGCGTGCGCCGAAGGGCGCGGGTTCGACCGAATACACGGTGACAGCCGCCCGGAACCACTCCGGGCGGCTGTTGCTGTCGTTGCAGGGCGTGTCCGACCGCACCGCCGCGGACGCGTTGCGCGGCACCCTGTTCGTCGTCGACGCCGCAGACGTCGACTCCGGTGACGACCCCGACGAGTTCTACGATCACGAACTCGAAGGCGCCACCGTGGTGACCGTCGCGGGCGATCCGGTGGGGACCCTCGAATCGATTCTGCATCTGCCCGCGGGCGACGTCCTCGCGATCCGCACCGCGGACCGGCGCGAGGTGCTGGTTCCGTTCGTCCGCGCCATGGTTCCGACCGTGACGCGCGAGCGCATCGAGATCGACCCGCCCGACGGCCTCATCGACCTCGACGACGCCGTCTCGGAGCGTGACTGA